A window of the Procambarus clarkii isolate CNS0578487 chromosome 79, FALCON_Pclarkii_2.0, whole genome shotgun sequence genome harbors these coding sequences:
- the LOC123764593 gene encoding streptococcal hemagglutinin-like → MGASVAGSASVAGSASVAGSARVASSASVAGSVNVAVSASVAVGASVAGSVAVGASVAGSVNVAASASVAGSASVAGSASVAVGASVAGSARVASSASVAGSVNVVVGSSVAGSVAVGASVAVGVSVAGSANVAVGASVAVGVSVAGSANVAGSASVAVSASVAGSASVASSASVASSASVAGSVSVASSASVASSASVAGSASVAGSASVAGSASVAGSASVASSASVASSASVASSASVAGSASVAGSASVAGSASVAGSASVAGSASVAMDVVTLDVAKSATFSP, encoded by the coding sequence ATGGGTGCCAGTGTTGCAGGAAGTGCCAGTGTTGCAGGCAGTGCCAGTGTTGCAGGCAGTGCCAGAGTTGCAAGCAGTGCCAGTGTTGCAGGCAGTGTCAATGTTGCAGTGAGTGCCAGTGTTGCAGTGGGTGCCAGTGTTGCAGGCAGTGTTGCAGTGGGTGCCAGTGTTGCAGGCAGTGTCAATGTTGCAGCGAGTGCCAGTGTTGCAGGAAGTGCCAGTGTTGCAGGCAGTGCCAGTGTTGCAGTGGGTGCCAGTGTTGCAGGCAGTGCCAGAGTTGCAAGCAGTGCCAGTGTTGCAGGCAGTGTCAATGTTGTAGTGGGTTCCAGTGTTGCAGGCAGTGTTGCAGTGGGTGCCAGTGTTGCAGTGGGTGTCAGTGTTGCAGGCAGTGCCAATGTTGCAGTGGGTGCCAGTGTTGCAGTGGGTGTCAGTGTTGCAGGAAGTGCCAATGTTGCAGGCAGTGCCAGTGTTGCAGTCAGTGCCAGTGTTGCAGGAAGTGCCAGTGTTGCAAGCAGTGCCAGTGTTGCAAGCAGTGCCAGTGTTGCAGGCAGTGTCAGTGTTGCAAGCAGTGCCAGTGTTGCAAGCAGTGCCAGTGTTGCAGGAAGTGCCAGTGTTGCAGGCAGTGCCAGTGTTGCAGGCAGTGCCAGTGTTGCAGGCAGTGCCAGTGTTGCAAGCAGTGCCAGTGTTGCAAGCAGTGCCAGTGTTGCAAGCAGTGCCAGTGTTGCAGGCAGTGCCAGTGTTGCAGGAAGTGCCAGTGTTGCAGGCAGTGCCAGTGTTGCAGGCAGTGCCAGTGTTGCAGGCAGTGCCAGTGTTGCCATGGATGTTGTTACATTGGATGTTGCTAAGAGTGCAACATTTTCACCCTGA